The DNA sequence TTCCTGAAGAACCTGTTGAAGTTACTGCTGAAATTGAGGACACAACGCAGCCGGATGAACCAGTAGCAGAAAGTAAAGAAGATACGACAAAGCCTTTGCTAAATGTTATTGTAGGTGTTGACGATGGCAAAATGTTGTGTGACGCAaaaattattctttatttgaTTGGGTCAGTTTTGTTTTCAGTTGGATTTGGAATTCCAATCTGTTTCTACCCTGACGTGTCCAGAGAGTATGGTAAGTTCCTTTATACTAATGTTTCAGCAATTGAAAGGGGTAGTTTATCTATGTAATTTGTTCTTTTGTTCAAGTTAGATATGGCTCATTTCAGAGATGTTACACGTTTTAGTAcaacataatttatatacatgtatttttaattttatcttatgAGTTTGCGACTCAAAAcgttaaaagaaattaaaatattcaaatcCAACACATATAAAAACGGACAAATAGATTCGATGTAACAGAATTTGGTATAAATTACCAAATTGATTTGCTAGCCTTGTATATGCAGTAAGAGAAGGTTACATCATTTAACCATCCAAAAGAAGTAACACAGTTGAAACAGTCTGTGACACGGTAACCGCAAACATGGAAACTTATGAGTATAGTGGTTACTTCTgctaaaataaaatctgtaaaatcatttggaagcataaaatgcaaccaagtaaCAATTATAGCAcactcggtttaactgagtctgttatTGAGAAGTTATGGAACGTGCAACACCCCTCAAACCTCCTAGTTCTggctttagcggaattctatgacatagatattgaatggattccatggtatcaaaggaacagaaaatataacaacactgaatccaagtatgtgTAGACTTTGAACGTCGCCATGCAGACTGCCGTTAATAGTTGATGAAAGCTGTGACCATTTTGTTCTTCATAGTAACCTTTCTCTTCTAGTAGTTACAAGCTGCATGATCAGTATTGATTTATCTGCGTAGAGattgaaaatacctttaaaaatatttagtttctaattacaacaaaaacgataaaacttttgaagatttaaGTAAGTGAAAACAGGTATACAGTATTATAGACTACCCTAATTTATTAACTTATCAGACAGGTCCATAGAAAtatgattttcataattttccaACAATATCattgttcacaaaatattttactttttagggagagagtttctaaaaaagcttatagctttctactcaatcctctgtgtttgtacatttaacaaaTTTACTGTAACAATTATAATTgtatcaataaaatactgtttaacccaaaatattttatttttacaggaTATTCCAACTCCAAAGCAGAGTGGACATTATCATTACTCGGTCTTGGATCTTGTGTCGGTATAATCTTTGCTGGGTTTATCAGGCGGATTCTTGCAGACAAACTCGAACGTAGATCTACAGTGCTTGTTTTCATTTCAATGTTGTTATCTGGCTTGGTCATAGGCTTTGTACATTATTTCACAACTTATGGAGTTTTGGTCCTTAGCGCATTTCTCTTTGGTATATTTTGCGGTAAGATTTCAGAATTTTGGCAACATTTTTTGGGCACTTTTACCCCATACGCTGTTGACAGATAAAAGATAGTTTGAGACAGAGTGTTGAATTTCCATGTAACTCAGTATTGTATTATTTATCTCTTTACAGTACCCATGTCGTTTAAGTTTGGCCATATTGAAAACAGTAAAGCTGGTTGAGATGAAAAAATCAGTATTTTACATTGTCAagttaacaaataaaattttatttactcaAATTCAAAGTCTCATATAAAAAGATTTTATTCCCCCGGACACATTTGACTGCCCatccgtttgttcgttcgtccgtccttACGAACCAGATTGTATTTTTCATATTCACGCTCAACAATCATTGTGGCAAGACATACAAGCTGACCTTTATATAGAGAGATGACTTTGACCCTAATAAAACATTCACCTTCAAACTAAAAGCCTCAATAACTAgcatctttggtcatacacctTTGGGTATAATTTTGCGGTTTGAAAACACAGATCCTTGTTTGCAGAACTAGTTTTTTGctatttaaataacatttacttcaacttttgttttaaatttcagccGTTTTCTATTTCTTGAGAAGacatgttatcaatgaaatagtATCCGAAGATTACAACCTAGCCGCATATTACCTCAGTTACTGGATATGCGGTTTTGGATACGTGATTGGTATTCCAGTAGCAGgtatgacattttatataaagaatgTAGTTAGTTCCTGATTTTTGTAATAATTACCTACCTTGAAAAACTGACAAGGTAATACAGATAGCTGAGAAAATCGGCAGGAAATTCCTCCATTACCTGTGTGTGACAATGCAAGAACATAATTTTATCCATAAACAGGTTTACACAGCAAGTGTAATCTGCAGTACGAGAATGACCCTAAAACGGCAGCCTGGGAAAGTAAGCTGTGCTATGTGAAACACATCTGTTTTAGAGCTCTCaagattttgattaaaataaCCATATTTTCCCAAATGAAGAGATACTCCACCAGATCAGTATCATATCTCTTAAATTCAGCTTGTCATTTACAATTTTCCTGAACCTAAAAAGCATAGGAAATGATAAAAGAGGAACAACATGAGATTAACTGTTACAAAAAAAGTGATTAATTTAGTTCATAGCAatgtatatcatatttacaaaagtTGTCAGTACTGTAATGTAGATAAGTTTGTCTTAAACAGctaaataaagtttgaaactgtgtcaaaattaaaaacggTATCTAGCTAAAGTgtgctttaattaatttaaagatGACAATGAGGTTACATGTCAGGCAGAATGATTTCACAAGAGCCCAACTGCTTTTTGCTTATCGTATTCAACCAATTTGGAGTGtttaagataataaaaaaaatattcgatCCTAATATGTCTTAAGAACAAAGAAACTAGCACTATTCCTCGGACGATACAAGTAGGTCGGCGTGACGTCAACGTTATCGTGtattaataaaattaaacagATTGGTCATATTAGAATAAATTTATTACGGgggccattctaaaaataatgaaaatcttGCCGGAATACAACACACAGTTTAAATTTAGTTTAAAAGTATTCGCACTTGACTTCCACGCACTGTTAGGAGCTGTGTCATTGCGCGAGAGTTTAAATTTGAGAACTTCCTGTCCTATTGGACTTTTGCTCCTCGGTTAACATATGAGGCACCCTTTCTTAGACCCAAGTGTCTGGTGAGTATTCCACGAGTTCTCACCGCTGACAAGCCAAAATAGACGCTATCTCGGACACCCTGTACCTGGCGTTTTCACCAGTCAGCCGTCTTACAGCAGCGTTGCTCTCTGACGTCACTGCTTTTATTTTGCCAGTCAGGACGAGCCCTATCTTTAAAGACTGCCTGACTATCTTTAAATTTACGAACCTACttgtaaacagttttctctgatACTACAGTCTTCCCAGTATGAAGTACACTGTTCACTGAGTATCTGCTTTACAGGTATTTCCAAAGAAAAGCATGCTTCAACGCACGCTCTAATTTCAGGTGTTTGTTCGCTTTTCTTAGCTATATGTGTATATGACTAAACTTGATAAAAAGTTAGTATCTCCCAGACGATAGGTTTCCATAAAACTTTGCAGGACTATAAAGgattcattcttgtatcattcttgtatcattCAGTTAGTAAAACATAGTTCCTTGCACGTCAACTTCTACGGAAGTGGGCGAAAAAAAATAACTGaggaaaaaatgaccaaattatAAATATGAATACTACATGAGCTGTTTTATCGAAAACTGAAtcaattatgaaaataattagcCTCAGCCTTACAATTAGTGACCTACAAGAGATACACAAATGATTTACAGGGAAACTTCAACGGGAAACGTATGTTTGTTTTAGATTGAACACCTTTTCTTCGACactgtttcagttatgtaaaggttGGCAGATAATCTTAACAGTgttcctgtaccagtacaaagtaactgccaacttcctaaCATGAATCAcgggcggaggacgaatgatttcaaacacagtGTGTTTAATCAAACCATCACGGAGAAAacacgcctcgcccggggattgaactaaCAATCCCGCGACCTGAAGATCTACGTTTTCCCTCCTGAGCTAAGAGGGCGAGCTAAATAGGTTTTGGCGACTTTGGAATCTGGATAtattttgcacgatattttcatgaaactcgtAATCTATAACAAAAACGTAGGTTTTCCAGTTCAAGTGCAAAGCTGGACCACTAAGACGATTTGATTTGTACAGTTAGAGCGTCATCACGATCTACCTGGACTCTTCTAAATGGAGACGTTCCTGTTTCTAGTGCGACACAATCTATTGATTTTTTGAATGCACGAAAgttaatgtatttaaaataaataatctgTGGTTTATATAGAATGTACTTCATTTTCAGCATGGCTAAAGGAAAGACACGATACGTATACATGGTCATTCGTAATGGCTGCTGTTTGTTTTAGTGTTAGCGGACTGTTTTTGTTCCCGTTAATCTTCATAAAAAGAAGACATTGAAGTTAATCGTTTGGAGACGGCGAGCCACAAAATGGAGACAACGCATTTCAATACTGGCAGAGATTAAGACGATTGATATGTCATAATAGCTTTTAGTGTATAAATGCTTCTATATTTGCGAATTCTAGGATATGCATACATTATATCTGTTAAACACTATCTAATGTAATTTAggctttttatttcataaatcattGTGGCGGTTTCATTTTGACGAACCGCCATGGCGACTTTCAAATATAAAGTGCGGCGCCGTTTcagcaaattttttaaaaagatgaacTTTCTAAAAAATATAGTATTTAGATATAAACACTGAGTCAGTTGGTTCTttacttattttatatgaaagggAATACCGCCAAAAATTAACCACCGGGAATTATCTTCATTTTATTAGGTATACCAGAACATTCTGTAAAAtacttaatatataatatacaaacattaaaatatctattCCTTAACTTGATCTTAAACTTGGGAGGACTTGCCTTCTTGAAAACACATTGTTAACTTGATATAAACTTCTTCTGTATATAGAAGATAAATAGGTGGCATTTAGAATGGCCTAAAGCCTTCCAGAAGCCAGTatacactttaacaatttaacaattttaaaacgATTTTCTTATCATTTCTGACTAAAACATGTGACCAAGAGTCGCAGTTCGATATATGAACATCAAAACTTTATGTATAAACTTGTTGTATATTATTGAATTCGTATAACACACTACTGATTAATAACATGTAAATGTAGTATTCAAGTCTTTGCTGATGACCAGTAGACGTGCAATACTGCTAATCACAAATTCTGTATACGGTAGCCTTTGTTACTAAGTTTCCAGGTAAACTTCCCATACCCATCCAGACAGGCCATGACGAAAAGGATCCGAAAGTTCCGTAAACAAAACTTTCTGATGGATCCTTTTCTAGTTCAGAATATCCGAAAATCAAATCAACTATATTTACAATCCAGTTCTCACTGCTTGTTCCCTTCAGTGTATTGTCGGAAGTCTCCGAATGAGCAACAATTAGTCCTACGCTCTTTCTATACGGTATGTCAATTGTATATACAAAGTCAACAGGAACCGTTTTCGAAACCGAAAACTTTATATTAGGGACAATTGTGGTAGCATTTGTGAAAGGATTTGTCCAATTTTGGATAACATTCTTCGTGACTGGATCAGTAAAGCTCCCGGTTGCGCTGAGGACAATTTGAAAGTTCTTGGGTGCAGAAATGTCAACAACGCCTACAAATATATCACCGATAACGCCAAAAAGTTGCTTattttcttttccagttatttcaGAATAAACAGAACCGTTAAATAGAAGATGTAACGACTGCTCctgtttaaaaaagtttttcaccCTGTCGTCAATACTCGTTTGATGGAAGGTTAAGTTTGCTTTAGTATTCACTTCCGGTAAAATTATTTCCGGTAGACCTCGTCGTCGTCTGCTATCAATTACCTTTTTAAACTGTGTCCAAGAAGTTTCATTCGGTATTTCAAACGTTTTTGGAGCATCAATAAACTGAGAATACTGTTGCATGACTAGGTCCTTTATATCGTCAGCAACACACGAAAATCCATCATGGCAAGTCCAAGCGAGTGTTGTGTAATATAGATTTCCGGGCGAGTTTGACATATTCATCCAGGGTAGAAACTGGGATTTCCGAATCCAAGTTCCGGTCATTCCGACGCTTATGTCCTTCACCGTCGAAAGCAGCGTAACATTCGAAAAATATGTGAACAGTTCAGCTGCGTCATAAACTGGACCGGCAGAATACGGAGCGTAATATACTGGATCAAGTGCATTTGGATATTCAAGAATTATATCTAGATCAAAATTCACAATACCCGTTGGGATTATTTTAGCTGGAATGATATTCCCTAAGTCTAACATGCCATTCACAGGATTATTTGCCACAAAAAATACCTCATTAGGTTGCGAGGTAATCGGATTAATAAAAACTTTCAAGATCTCCATGGTAACAGGGTCACGGTAGACAACAAATTCCAGAGATAAGGACCTGTACCCGCCCTTTCCGTTTGGACTCCAGATTTTACGGTTGATGTTATAACCTTCAAAGTTCATCAGTTTCTGCAATATCTGGTTCGGCTGTCTCGAAAACACCGTGCCATTGAAATAAACGAGAGTGCTGATGTTTGGGTTCTTGTTTCCGCTGGTTCGCACGAAGTAGTCAAGGTTTGTTGCGGGATCGTTTATGTCAAATCCAGACACGTGGTTTGTAATTGAGAACAAAAGGTGGAACGGAAGCAGTAATAACTGATACATGgtgacatttcaaatatttttgtaacctGAAACAGGAAGAAACGTTATaaaaagacattgaaaatatAAACGAGAAGTAAGAGGTAAGAAGCTATCGGATTCCGAACCACGACGAGAGATGGACATCATACTCGAAAGTGATGTAGGGTTTTGGCTTCTGCTTCGGGACACAagtatttctttctaagcggtctacagtatttttttattatgtctGGAATGTAAAATAATATACTGTACAGATAATAACCAATTATCCAGGCCACAAACTGGCCAAGTATGTTATTAGGGCATCATCCAGGCCACAAACTGGCCACAAGACAAGTATGTTATTAGGGCATTATCCAGGCCACAAACTGGCCACAAGACAAGTATGTTATTAGGGCATTATCCAGGCCACAAACTGGCCACAAGACAAGTATGTTATTAGGGCATTATCCAGGCCACAAACTGGCCAAGTATGTTATTAGGGCATCACCATGGCCACAAAACCTGGCCAAGTATGTTATTAGGGCATTATCCAGGCCACAAACTGGCCACAAGACAAGTATGTTATTAGGGCATCATCCAGGCCACAAACTGGCCACAAGACAAGTATGTTATTAGGGCATTATCCAGGCCACAAACTGGCCACAAGACAAGTATGTTATTAGGGCATCATCCAGGCCACAAACTGGCCACAAGACAAGTATGTTATTAGGGCATCATCCAGGCCACAAACTGGCCACAAGACAAGTATGTTATTAGGGCATCATCCAGGCCACAAACTGGCCACAAAACAAGTATGTTATGAGGGCATCATCTTTAAAATCGTAGAGTAGAGGGACAACAATGAGAAGAACTACTTTGTTTTAATCTTTGAAGGAAATTCCGGGAAAGGTTTGCAAGTCACCCCTCTCCCTTGTGACCAACTTCCCACTTTAAGAAAAACACCTCTACGTCAATGACAGTTTTGTCTTGTGTTGGTCGCCATGAAAAATATTACCATTTTAAAAACGGTATCTTCTTGTAAATCTAATGATGTTAATATGTTTAGCACTTTAACGCACAAAAATGTCAAATTGAGAATTGTTAAATTATAGATTCCCACAAAACTTAATTTATTCCATCGTACTAATTAAAGTTAATATTGTATTAAACATCTTACCGTTTTATTTGCTTTTGAAGACTCTGTAAAGTTAAAATGAGAACAATTAGGTTATCTCTTCAGATGATAAAAGAACTGTCCTGTTTTCGAAGTGAGGTCAATAGACATAGATGTAGTCGTTTTTGGGCATtgagaaattttgaatttttagtttAACTAAATGTAGATTTTTAAGTATTTACTTATTTCGGCTTGGTTGAAACTGAAAATGCGCATTGAGTCGCCTCTGAGACCGCTTTCCGGGAGAAGACCAGTACTGTCATATGCGGAGGTATTGATATGATCTCGGCGTTGTCTGGACTAGAGACAGCACAGTTGAGTGGCAGGAACAATACTGATCCCGTGATTTTGTAATTCTTGACTGCTACttgcagatacatgtatataaatatcgTCAGCATATAATAAACATGTGTAAATTATACCTTCATAtccattatttatgaaaatacatatctatcatatcatttaaaaaatgcgaaaagaaaggaaaataagcATTCACCTTGTATGACACTAAGCATACATTCCAACTGATCActtaatttattacaatatttcaCTCTAACTACGTAATCGAATGCCTTACTAAATATCAATAAAGGCACAGGAAAGAAT is a window from the Mercenaria mercenaria strain notata chromosome 7, MADL_Memer_1, whole genome shotgun sequence genome containing:
- the LOC123553894 gene encoding monocarboxylate transporter 12-B-like isoform X2: MDSAPFSRAMALKLGYRFVTVIGAVIAFIGLLLGCFAPSIHYYYVFFGVLVGCGYGMISIATFVAVEDYFQQGGTIALTLASCGFPVGVFILPLVTRALLDTYSFFGTFLILSALMLNCIVCGLLFKPLVKNVILDRDKNTYKQMVNPVEDKNMDLEAAGQSSPSEEEPEDEEIPKDEKKKINGHRAPRYKTTEETIIIPITSPIRFDNAMSAELEEDSSTEDEEEPPKEKAKENKPVPEEPVEVTAEIEDTTQPDEPVAESKEDTTKPLLNVIVGVDDGKMLCDAKIILYLIGSVLFSVGFGIPICFYPDVSREYGYSNSKAEWTLSLLGLGSCVGIIFAGFIRRILADKLERRSTVLVFISMLLSGLVIGFVHYFTTYGVLVLSAFLFGIFCAVFYFLRRHVINEIVSEDYNLAAYYLSYWICGFGYVIGIPVAAWLKERHDTYTWSFVMAAVCFSVSGLFLFPLIFIKRRH
- the LOC123553893 gene encoding uncharacterized protein LOC123553893 produces the protein MYQLLLLPFHLLFSITNHVSGFDINDPATNLDYFVRTSGNKNPNISTLVYFNGTVFSRQPNQILQKLMNFEGYNINRKIWSPNGKGGYRSLSLEFVVYRDPVTMEILKVFINPITSQPNEVFFVANNPVNGMLDLGNIIPAKIIPTGIVNFDLDIILEYPNALDPVYYAPYSAGPVYDAAELFTYFSNVTLLSTVKDISVGMTGTWIRKSQFLPWMNMSNSPGNLYYTTLAWTCHDGFSCVADDIKDLVMQQYSQFIDAPKTFEIPNETSWTQFKKVIDSRRRRGLPEIILPEVNTKANLTFHQTSIDDRVKNFFKQEQSLHLLFNGSVYSEITGKENKQLFGVIGDIFVGVVDISAPKNFQIVLSATGSFTDPVTKNVIQNWTNPFTNATTIVPNIKFSVSKTVPVDFVYTIDIPYRKSVGLIVAHSETSDNTLKGTSSENWIVNIVDLIFGYSELEKDPSESFVYGTFGSFSSWPVWMGMGSLPGNLVTKATVYRICD